The Solea senegalensis isolate Sse05_10M linkage group LG4, IFAPA_SoseM_1, whole genome shotgun sequence genome includes a region encoding these proteins:
- the hmces gene encoding abasic site processing protein HMCES isoform X2, whose protein sequence is MCGRTACTLAPDELSRASSYRDRGGRRRQPRWRDGDAEKYKPSYNRSPQSMSPVLLSQQHFDKDAPVDERVLAVMRWGLVPAWFKQDDPSKMHYSTSNCRSENILEKKTYKYPMNKGQRCVILADGFYEWKRQEKQKQPFFIYFPQGSSGSSDPATSKKARSAEKVSLDMTEEGEAPREWTGWRLLTMAGLFDCWTPPEGGEPLYTYTVITVDASPNLQDIHGRMPAILEGEEEVRRWLDFGKVKSQDALKLLQSKNTLTFHPVSSLVNNSRNNSPECLQPQEPKPTGSSKMMMSWLKNGSPSKRKKSNTCESEEETKKRPKSTGALQGTNKKPRIH, encoded by the exons ATGTGTGGAAGAACCGCCTGCACTCTGGCTCCCGACGAGCTGAGCCGAGCCTCGTCCTACAGAGACCGAGGTGGACGGAGGAGACAGCCCCGCTGGAGGGACGGAGATGCGGAAAAGTACAAGCCCTCTTACAACAGGAGTCCGCAGTCCATGAGTCCCGTCCTGCTGTCCCAGCAGCACTTCGATAAG GATGCTCCTGTGGACGAGCGTGTGTTGGCTGTGATGCGCTGGGGTCTCGTACCTGCTTGGTTCAAGCAGGATGATCCGAGCAAGATGCACTACAGCACCAGCAACTGCCGCAGTGAGAATATCCTGGAGAAGAAAACCTACAAG TACCCGATGAACAAAGGACAGCGCTGCGTCATCCTGGCTGATGGTTTTTATGAGTGGAAGAGGCAGGAGAAACAGAAGCAGCCGTTCTTCATCTACTTCCCTCAGGGTTCATCAGGATCCAGTGACCCTGCAACCTCAAAGAAGGCACGCTCTGCAGAAAAGGTCTCCCTGGACATGACAGAG GAAGGAGAAGCTCCACGTGAGTGGACTGGTTGGAGGCTGCTGACCATGGCTGGACTGTTTGACTGCTGGACACCACCAGAGGGTGGAGAACCTCTGTACACTTACACTGTAATCACTGTGGATGCTTCACCCAATCTGCAAGACATCCATGGCAG GATGCCGGCCATcctggagggagaggaagaagtGAGGAGATGGCTGGACTTTGGTAAAGTGAAGTCTCAGGATGCTCTGAAGCTGctccagtccaaaaacactctGACCTTTCACCCCGTCTCTTCACTCGTCAACAACTCGCGCAACAACTCTCCAGAGTGTCTTCAG CCGCAGGAGCCCAAACCCACAGGCAGCAGCAAGATGATGATGAGCTGGCTGAAGAACGGGTCACCTTCAAAGAGGAAGAAGTCCAACACGTGTGAGAGcgaagaagaaacaaagaaacgaCCCAAATCTACAGGAGCTCTTCAGGGAACCAATAAGAAACCAAGAATCCACTGA
- the LOC122768214 gene encoding ras-related protein rab7 — MTSRKKVLLKVIILGDSGVGKTSLMNQYVNKKFSNQYKATIGADFLTKEVMVDDRLVTMQIWDTAGQERFQSLGVAFYRGADCCVLVFDVTAPNTFKTLDSWRDEFLIQASPRDPENFPFVVLGNKIDLENRQVTTKRAQAWCQSKNNIPYFETSAKEAINVEQAFQTIARNALKQETEVELYNEFPEPLKLDRHERAKPSAETCSC, encoded by the exons ATGACGTCAAGGAAGAAAGTTCTTCTCAAAGTCATCATCCTGGGAGACTCTGG AGTTGGGAAGACCTCACTGATGAACCAGTATGTGAATAAGAAGTTCAGTAACCAGTACAAAGCAACAATAGGCGCAGATTTCCTCACAAAAGAAGTCATGGTCGATGACAGACTTGTCACAATGCAg atCTGGGACACAGCAGGTCAGGAGAGGTTCCAGTCTTTAGGTGTTGCGTTCTACCGCGGAGCAGATTGCTGCGTCCTGGTGTTCGACGTGACTGCACCCAACACCTTCAAGACCCTTGACAGCTGGAGGGACGAGTTCTTGATCCAGGCCAGCCCTCGAGACCCTGAGAACTTCCCCTTTGTGGTACTCGGCAACAAGATCGACTTGGAGAACAGACAG GTAACAACCAAGCGAGCGCAGGCTTGGTGTCAGAGCAAGAACAACATCCCATATTTTGAAACCAGTGCCAAGGAGGCAATTAACGTGGAGCAGGCCTTCCAGACTATTGCACGCAACGCTCTTAAACAG GAGACCGAGGTGGAGTTGTACAACGAGTTCCCTGAACCACTTAAGCTGGACAGGCACGAACGAGCCAAGCCGTCGGCAGagacctgcagctgctga
- the LOC122768212 gene encoding cell death activator CIDE-3-like isoform X1 — MTNDVWSSYTMNSLSLLTPSSLSRCVSASALMTQQLLFGLSVRNKSFRVTNADRSVKKGIIADSLETLVNKASFSLNVTPGSLVLDEDGTDVETEEFFETLQNNSVLMLLDMGEKWSPHPNCLSRGHVCKHRPLERTDVATVTFDLYKNNPKDFIGCLNVKATLYGVYTMSYEVQCYAAKKMLKEALRWTVLSMQATGHILLGSSGYIEQLLEDEEEEEEEEEEEQQAEKKLPLPQKGRMRQLQHMLLGRMSYW, encoded by the exons ATGACAAACGACGTCTG GTCAAGTTACACCATGAACTCTCTGAGCCTGTTGACGCCGTCTTCACTCTCCAG gtgTGTGTCAGCCAGCGCGTTGATgacccagcagctcctgtttggTTTATCCGTGCGAAACAAATCCTTCAGAGTCACGAACGCTGACCGCAGCGTAAAGAAAGGCATCATCGCGGACTCGCTGGAGACCCTCGTGAACAAG GCGAGTTTCTCGCTGAATGTGACGCCCGGTTCCTTGGTTCTGGACGAGGACGGCACAGACGTGGAGACGGAGGAGTTCTTCGAGACGCTGCAAAACAACTCTGTCCTCATGCTCCTGGACATGGGAGAGAAGTGGAGCCCACATCCT aaCTGTCTCTCCAGAGGTCATGTCTGCAAACACAGGCCACTGGAACGGACAGATGTGGCCACGGTGACCTTTGATCTCTACAAAAATAACCCCAAGGATTTCATCGGCTGCCTCAACGTGAAGGCGACCCTCTACGGCGTGTACACCATGTCTTATGAAGTACAGTGTTACGCTGCCAAGAAGATGCTCAA GGAGGCTCTGCGATGGACCGTCTTGTCCATGCAGGCCACAGGTCACATCCTGCTTGGCTCCTCCGGCTACATCGAGCAGCTgctggaggacgaggaggaggaggaggaggaggaggaggaggaacaacaAGCGGAGAAGAAGCTGCCGCTGCCACAGAAAGGCAGGATGAGGCAGCTGCAGCACATGCTGCTGGGAAGAATGTCTTACTGGTGA
- the hmces gene encoding abasic site processing protein HMCES isoform X1 — translation MCGRTACTLAPDELSRASSYRDRGGRRRQPRWRDGDAEKYKPSYNRSPQSMSPVLLSQQHFDKDAPVDERVLAVMRWGLVPAWFKQDDPSKMHYSTSNCRSENILEKKTYKYPMNKGQRCVILADGFYEWKRQEKQKQPFFIYFPQGSSGSSDPATSKKARSAEKVSLDMTEEGEAPREWTGWRLLTMAGLFDCWTPPEGGEPLYTYTVITVDASPNLQDIHGRMPAILEGEEEVRRWLDFGKVKSQDALKLLQSKNTLTFHPVSSLVNNSRNNSPECLQPLDLNSKKEPKPTGSSKMMMSWLKNGSPSKRKKSNTCESEEETKKRPKSTGALQGTNKKPRIH, via the exons ATGTGTGGAAGAACCGCCTGCACTCTGGCTCCCGACGAGCTGAGCCGAGCCTCGTCCTACAGAGACCGAGGTGGACGGAGGAGACAGCCCCGCTGGAGGGACGGAGATGCGGAAAAGTACAAGCCCTCTTACAACAGGAGTCCGCAGTCCATGAGTCCCGTCCTGCTGTCCCAGCAGCACTTCGATAAG GATGCTCCTGTGGACGAGCGTGTGTTGGCTGTGATGCGCTGGGGTCTCGTACCTGCTTGGTTCAAGCAGGATGATCCGAGCAAGATGCACTACAGCACCAGCAACTGCCGCAGTGAGAATATCCTGGAGAAGAAAACCTACAAG TACCCGATGAACAAAGGACAGCGCTGCGTCATCCTGGCTGATGGTTTTTATGAGTGGAAGAGGCAGGAGAAACAGAAGCAGCCGTTCTTCATCTACTTCCCTCAGGGTTCATCAGGATCCAGTGACCCTGCAACCTCAAAGAAGGCACGCTCTGCAGAAAAGGTCTCCCTGGACATGACAGAG GAAGGAGAAGCTCCACGTGAGTGGACTGGTTGGAGGCTGCTGACCATGGCTGGACTGTTTGACTGCTGGACACCACCAGAGGGTGGAGAACCTCTGTACACTTACACTGTAATCACTGTGGATGCTTCACCCAATCTGCAAGACATCCATGGCAG GATGCCGGCCATcctggagggagaggaagaagtGAGGAGATGGCTGGACTTTGGTAAAGTGAAGTCTCAGGATGCTCTGAAGCTGctccagtccaaaaacactctGACCTTTCACCCCGTCTCTTCACTCGTCAACAACTCGCGCAACAACTCTCCAGAGTGTCTTCAGCCGCTGGATCTCAACAGCAAGaag GAGCCCAAACCCACAGGCAGCAGCAAGATGATGATGAGCTGGCTGAAGAACGGGTCACCTTCAAAGAGGAAGAAGTCCAACACGTGTGAGAGcgaagaagaaacaaagaaacgaCCCAAATCTACAGGAGCTCTTCAGGGAACCAATAAGAAACCAAGAATCCACTGA
- the LOC122768212 gene encoding cell death activator CIDE-3-like isoform X2 has product MLSSYTMNSLSLLTPSSLSRCVSASALMTQQLLFGLSVRNKSFRVTNADRSVKKGIIADSLETLVNKASFSLNVTPGSLVLDEDGTDVETEEFFETLQNNSVLMLLDMGEKWSPHPNCLSRGHVCKHRPLERTDVATVTFDLYKNNPKDFIGCLNVKATLYGVYTMSYEVQCYAAKKMLKEALRWTVLSMQATGHILLGSSGYIEQLLEDEEEEEEEEEEEQQAEKKLPLPQKGRMRQLQHMLLGRMSYW; this is encoded by the exons ATGTT GTCAAGTTACACCATGAACTCTCTGAGCCTGTTGACGCCGTCTTCACTCTCCAG gtgTGTGTCAGCCAGCGCGTTGATgacccagcagctcctgtttggTTTATCCGTGCGAAACAAATCCTTCAGAGTCACGAACGCTGACCGCAGCGTAAAGAAAGGCATCATCGCGGACTCGCTGGAGACCCTCGTGAACAAG GCGAGTTTCTCGCTGAATGTGACGCCCGGTTCCTTGGTTCTGGACGAGGACGGCACAGACGTGGAGACGGAGGAGTTCTTCGAGACGCTGCAAAACAACTCTGTCCTCATGCTCCTGGACATGGGAGAGAAGTGGAGCCCACATCCT aaCTGTCTCTCCAGAGGTCATGTCTGCAAACACAGGCCACTGGAACGGACAGATGTGGCCACGGTGACCTTTGATCTCTACAAAAATAACCCCAAGGATTTCATCGGCTGCCTCAACGTGAAGGCGACCCTCTACGGCGTGTACACCATGTCTTATGAAGTACAGTGTTACGCTGCCAAGAAGATGCTCAA GGAGGCTCTGCGATGGACCGTCTTGTCCATGCAGGCCACAGGTCACATCCTGCTTGGCTCCTCCGGCTACATCGAGCAGCTgctggaggacgaggaggaggaggaggaggaggaggaggaggaacaacaAGCGGAGAAGAAGCTGCCGCTGCCACAGAAAGGCAGGATGAGGCAGCTGCAGCACATGCTGCTGGGAAGAATGTCTTACTGGTGA
- the LOC122768218 gene encoding urocortin-3-like, giving the protein MTSARLCVCLPLLLLLLLLLRCAHSQRGGAALSKLDEDTQREVLAVDILNRSGVLNSHHAVLRRARTQRPASPVPKRAQQGSRFALSLDVPTSILSVLIDLAKNQDMRTKAAANAELMARIGKRK; this is encoded by the coding sequence ATGACAAGTGCGCGCCTGTGCGTctgtcttcctctgctgctgctgctgctgctgctgctgcgttgcGCCCACAGCCAGAGGGGCGGCGCCGCTCTCTCCAAACTGGACgaagacacacagagggaggtgCTGGCCGTCGACATCCTCAACCGCAGCGGCGTGTTGAACTCGCATCACGCGGTGCTCCGGCGGGCGCGCACCCAGCGTCCGGCCTCCCCGGTGCCAAAGAGAGCCCAGCAGGGTTCCCGCTTTGCCTTGTCCCTCGATGTCCCCACGAGCATCCTCAGTGTCCTCATAGACCTGGCCAAGAACCAGGACATGAGGACCAAGGCTGCAGCAAACGCAGAACTCATGGCACGAATAGGCAAGCGGAAATGA
- the LOC122768212 gene encoding cell death activator CIDE-3-like isoform X3 — MNSLSLLTPSSLSRCVSASALMTQQLLFGLSVRNKSFRVTNADRSVKKGIIADSLETLVNKASFSLNVTPGSLVLDEDGTDVETEEFFETLQNNSVLMLLDMGEKWSPHPNCLSRGHVCKHRPLERTDVATVTFDLYKNNPKDFIGCLNVKATLYGVYTMSYEVQCYAAKKMLKEALRWTVLSMQATGHILLGSSGYIEQLLEDEEEEEEEEEEEQQAEKKLPLPQKGRMRQLQHMLLGRMSYW, encoded by the exons ATGAACTCTCTGAGCCTGTTGACGCCGTCTTCACTCTCCAG gtgTGTGTCAGCCAGCGCGTTGATgacccagcagctcctgtttggTTTATCCGTGCGAAACAAATCCTTCAGAGTCACGAACGCTGACCGCAGCGTAAAGAAAGGCATCATCGCGGACTCGCTGGAGACCCTCGTGAACAAG GCGAGTTTCTCGCTGAATGTGACGCCCGGTTCCTTGGTTCTGGACGAGGACGGCACAGACGTGGAGACGGAGGAGTTCTTCGAGACGCTGCAAAACAACTCTGTCCTCATGCTCCTGGACATGGGAGAGAAGTGGAGCCCACATCCT aaCTGTCTCTCCAGAGGTCATGTCTGCAAACACAGGCCACTGGAACGGACAGATGTGGCCACGGTGACCTTTGATCTCTACAAAAATAACCCCAAGGATTTCATCGGCTGCCTCAACGTGAAGGCGACCCTCTACGGCGTGTACACCATGTCTTATGAAGTACAGTGTTACGCTGCCAAGAAGATGCTCAA GGAGGCTCTGCGATGGACCGTCTTGTCCATGCAGGCCACAGGTCACATCCTGCTTGGCTCCTCCGGCTACATCGAGCAGCTgctggaggacgaggaggaggaggaggaggaggaggaggaggaacaacaAGCGGAGAAGAAGCTGCCGCTGCCACAGAAAGGCAGGATGAGGCAGCTGCAGCACATGCTGCTGGGAAGAATGTCTTACTGGTGA
- the LOC122768190 gene encoding cytochrome b-c1 complex subunit 1, mitochondrial, which yields MAASLCRVGSTVGQTLAKTRSPILLSLRRGQASISYAQSIAGAPETQLTTLENGLKVASEETGHATCTVGLWINAGSRYEREKNNGTGFFLEHLAFKGTKKYPQTALEQEVESMGAHLSSYTSREHTAYYMKALAKDLPKAVELLSEVVQGCSLNEAEIEQQRKVVLRELEEAEGNLQDVCLDLLHSTAFQGTSLGHSVLGPSENAKNLTRQDLVDYVNSHYKAPRMVLAAAGGVNHDELVGLAQSHFSGVSFEYEDDAVPVLPPCRYTGSEIRMRDDAIPLAHVAIAVEGASAASPDIVTLMVANSIIGSYDLTFGGGPHLSSRLARMAVEHNLCHSFQAFHSSYSDTGLFGVYFVADKMHIEDMVHWTQNAWINLCTTVTESDVARGKIALKASLVGQLNGTTPICDDIGRHILNYGRRIPLAEWDARIDAVTPSMVRDICSKYIYDKCLAVAAVGPVEQVPDYNRMRSAMYWLRF from the exons ATGGCGGCGTCCCTGTGCCGTGTCGGGAGCACCGTGGGTCAAACCCTCGCCAAAACCCGTAGT CCTATTCTGCTGTCTCTCAGGCGAGGACAAGCCTCCATTAGTTATGCACAGAGCATCGCAGGAGCCCCTGAAACCCAACTTACTACCCTGGAAAATGGTTTGAAGGTTGCTTCAGAGGAGACTGGACATGCCACATGCACT GTTGGGCTGTGGATCAATGCTGGTAGTCGCTATGAGAGGGAGAAGAACAATGGAACAGGCTTCTTCCTGGAGCACCTGGCTTTCAAG GGAACAAAGAAATACCCCCAGACAGCTTTGGAGCAGGAGGTGGAGTCCATGGGTGCTCACCTGAGCTCCTACACATCTCGGGAGCACACAGCATATTACATGAAGGCTCTGGCCAAGGACCTGCCCAAAG CCGTGGAGTTGCTGTCAGAGGTGGTGCAGGGCTGCTCACTGAACGAGGCAGAGATcgagcagcagaggaaggtgGTGCTGCGTGAGCTGGAGGAAGCTGAGGGAAACCTGCAGGACGTTTGTCTGGACCTGCTGCACTCCACGGCCTTCCAGGGAACTTCACTGGGACACAGTGTGCTGGGACCCTCTGAAAATGCCAA GAATTTGACCCGTCAGGACCTAGTTGATTACGTCAACAGCCACTACAAGGCCCCACGCATGGTgctggctgctgctggag GTGTGAACCACGATGAGCTGGTCGGTTTGGCCCAGTCTCACTTCAGTGGGGTTTCCTTTGAGTACGAGGACGATGCTGTCCCTGTGCTGCCACCCTGCAGATATACAGGCAGCGAG ATCCGTATGCGTGATGATGCTATCCCTCTGGCACATGTTGCCATCGCTGTGGAGGGGGCGAGTGCTGCTAGCCCAGACATCGTCACTCTCATGGTGGCCAACTCCATCATCGGCAGCTATGACCTCACCTTCGGCGGTGGACCG CATCTCAGCAGCCGCCTCGCTCGCATGGCAGTGGAGCACAACCTGTGTCACAGCTTCCAGGCCTTTCACTCCTCCTACAGCGACACGGGTCTGTTCGGAGTTTACTTTGTCGCTGATAAAATGCACATCGAAGACATGGTTCACTGGACCCAGAACGCCTG GATCAACCTGTGCACCACAGTGACGGAGAGCGACGTCGCCAGAGGCAAGATCGCTCTGAAGGCCAGTCTGGTTGGACAGCTCAACG gaACGACACCAATTTGTGACGACATCGGCAGACACATCCTGAACTACGGCAGACGTATTCCTCTGGCTGAGTGGGACGCTCGCATCGAT GCGGTGACCCCCAGCATGGTGCGCGACATCTGCTCTAAATACATCTACGACAAATGTCTCGCCGTAGCAGCTGTCG GTCCCGTCGAGCAGGTCCCAGACTACAACAGAATGCGCAGTGCCATGTACTGGCTCAGGTTTTAA